A region from the Rheinheimera mangrovi genome encodes:
- a CDS encoding enoyl-CoA hydratase, whose translation MAQLKLEKRGHTALITMANPPANTWTKETLTQLRDAVKSLDQDKNIYALVVTGEGEKFFSAGADLNLFASGDKAVAADMSAIFGEAFETLTAFRGVSIAAINGYAMGGGLEVALACDIRIAETQAQMALPEAKVGLLPCAGGTQNLAILVGEGWAKRMILCGERVTAEKALQIGLVEEVVGTGMALEAALLLADKVAEQSPPAVAACKQLIQKGRSAPVQTALPLERELFVKLFDTQDQVEGVQAFLQKRKASWVNG comes from the coding sequence ATGGCACAACTCAAACTCGAAAAACGCGGCCATACCGCTTTAATTACCATGGCAAATCCTCCTGCCAATACCTGGACCAAAGAGACCTTAACTCAACTGCGTGATGCGGTGAAATCTTTGGATCAGGATAAAAATATTTATGCGCTAGTGGTCACGGGAGAAGGCGAAAAATTCTTCTCTGCTGGTGCAGATTTAAATTTGTTTGCCTCGGGTGACAAAGCAGTAGCAGCTGATATGTCGGCCATTTTTGGTGAGGCCTTTGAAACTTTAACCGCCTTTCGTGGCGTTTCTATCGCCGCTATCAATGGCTATGCCATGGGAGGTGGTCTGGAAGTGGCGTTAGCCTGTGACATTCGTATTGCTGAAACTCAGGCGCAAATGGCGTTACCTGAAGCCAAAGTAGGATTATTGCCTTGCGCTGGCGGTACCCAGAATCTGGCGATTCTGGTGGGTGAAGGTTGGGCTAAACGTATGATCCTCTGTGGTGAACGTGTAACGGCAGAGAAAGCCTTACAGATAGGTTTAGTCGAAGAAGTGGTGGGGACTGGTATGGCGCTGGAAGCTGCTTTATTGCTGGCGGATAAAGTTGCAGAGCAAAGCCCGCCAGCCGTAGCCGCCTGTAAACAGCTGATCCAAAAAGGTCGTAGTGCTCCAGTACAAACTGCCTTGCCTTTAGAGCGTGAGCTTTTTGTGAAGTTGTTTGATACCCAGGATCAGGTCGAAGGGGTACAGGCCTTTTTACAAAAACGTAAAGCCAGCTGGGTGAATGGATAA
- a CDS encoding CoA-acylating methylmalonate-semialdehyde dehydrogenase, which produces MAHQVQLFINGEFVPSKSERFIPVTDPATQDVIAQVPCTTADEMAYAIASAKEAFKSWKEVPVSERARLMMRFAHLLKEHQAEIAEIICRELGKTVEDAKGDVWRGIEVVEQAANIPSLMMGETVENVARSIDTYSYIQPLGVCAGITPFNFPAMIPLWMFPMAIACGNTFILKPSEQDPMTVNKIAELFALAGAPAGVLQVVHGNKEQVDVLLRHPDIKAISFVGSVNVGQYIYKTGTDHLKRVQAFAGAKNHMVIMPDANKQQVINALVGASVGAAGQRCMAISVAVFVGDSQQWIPEVAAAIAKVRPGVYTDPEAAYGPQISPQAKARILSLIEQGKVEGATCLVDGSDIKVAGYPNGNWVGPTVFSDVTPDMTIYKEEIFGPVLATVNAASLDEAIELVNNSPYGNGTSIFTASGAAARKYQHEIEVGQVGINIPIPVPLPFFSFTGWKGSFYGDQHAYGKQAVRFYTETKTITARWFDDSIPVSGPNMSINLR; this is translated from the coding sequence ATGGCCCACCAGGTTCAGTTATTTATCAACGGTGAATTTGTCCCGTCCAAGTCAGAGCGTTTTATTCCGGTGACCGATCCTGCCACTCAGGACGTGATAGCTCAGGTGCCTTGCACTACCGCAGATGAAATGGCTTATGCTATTGCCTCCGCCAAAGAAGCTTTTAAAAGCTGGAAAGAAGTGCCGGTGTCAGAACGTGCCCGTTTAATGATGCGTTTTGCTCACTTATTAAAAGAACACCAGGCTGAAATTGCTGAGATTATTTGCCGTGAATTAGGCAAGACAGTGGAAGATGCCAAAGGTGACGTCTGGCGTGGTATTGAAGTGGTGGAACAAGCGGCGAATATTCCGTCGTTGATGATGGGCGAGACGGTGGAAAACGTAGCACGCAGCATCGACACCTACAGCTATATTCAGCCTTTAGGTGTGTGTGCTGGTATTACGCCTTTTAACTTCCCGGCTATGATCCCGCTGTGGATGTTCCCTATGGCTATTGCCTGCGGTAACACTTTTATTCTGAAGCCGTCTGAACAAGATCCGATGACAGTGAATAAAATCGCTGAGCTTTTTGCTTTAGCTGGTGCACCTGCAGGCGTATTGCAGGTGGTGCATGGCAACAAAGAGCAGGTGGATGTGTTATTACGTCACCCGGACATCAAAGCTATTTCTTTTGTTGGCTCTGTTAATGTCGGCCAGTACATTTACAAAACAGGCACTGACCATTTAAAACGTGTGCAGGCTTTTGCTGGTGCCAAAAACCATATGGTCATCATGCCGGATGCCAATAAACAACAAGTGATCAATGCCTTGGTTGGCGCTTCAGTCGGTGCTGCAGGGCAGCGTTGTATGGCGATTTCTGTGGCTGTTTTTGTCGGTGATTCGCAGCAGTGGATCCCGGAAGTTGCCGCTGCCATCGCTAAAGTGCGCCCAGGTGTGTACACAGACCCTGAAGCTGCCTACGGCCCACAAATCAGCCCTCAGGCGAAGGCCCGTATTTTGTCTTTAATTGAACAAGGCAAAGTCGAAGGCGCCACTTGTTTAGTGGATGGCTCAGATATCAAAGTGGCGGGTTATCCAAATGGCAACTGGGTGGGGCCAACTGTATTTAGTGATGTCACTCCTGATATGACCATCTACAAAGAAGAGATCTTTGGCCCAGTACTGGCTACAGTGAATGCCGCTTCGTTGGATGAAGCCATTGAGCTGGTGAACAACAGCCCATATGGCAACGGTACTTCTATTTTCACCGCCAGTGGCGCTGCAGCGCGTAAATACCAGCATGAAATTGAAGTAGGTCAGGTCGGTATCAACATTCCTATTCCTGTACCTCTGCCATTTTTCTCTTTCACAGGCTGGAAAGGCTCGTTCTATGGCGATCAACATGCTTACGGTAAACAAGCTGTGCGTTTTTACACAGAAACCAAAACCATTACCGCCCGTTGGTTTGACGACTCCATTCCGGTGTCAGGCCCTAATATGTCGATTAACCTGCGTTAA
- a CDS encoding MerR family transcriptional regulator: MTVQATAQMTEKDDKTYSISELAKEFDITTRSIRFYEDQGLLTPLRQGQTRIYSRRDRVRLKLILRGKRLGFSLSETGQLFELYDADKSSVTQLSTMLKLIEQKKAELHQQMDDIKVVLMELVTVEKRCRETLDQAKQVKEPN; encoded by the coding sequence ATGACCGTTCAAGCGACAGCCCAAATGACAGAAAAAGACGACAAAACCTACAGCATCAGCGAGCTGGCAAAAGAGTTTGATATCACCACCCGCAGCATTCGTTTTTACGAAGATCAGGGCTTATTAACCCCTCTGCGTCAGGGCCAAACCCGTATTTACAGCCGCAGAGACAGAGTGCGACTCAAACTGATTTTGCGTGGCAAAAGGCTGGGCTTTAGTTTGTCGGAAACAGGTCAGTTATTCGAGCTGTACGATGCAGATAAAAGCAGCGTGACTCAACTGAGCACCATGCTGAAACTGATAGAACAGAAAAAAGCTGAACTGCATCAGCAGATGGATGACATCAAAGTAGTACTGATGGAATTAGTGACAGTAGAAAAACGCTGCCGCGAAACACTGGATCAGGCTAAGCAAGTTAAAGAACCGAATTAA
- a CDS encoding enoyl-CoA hydratase/isomerase family protein, with product MQNYTTITTSVNSSGVAELVLNRAEVHNAFDDSMIGELIDALKSLAANPAVRVLLLKSKGKNFSAGADLNWMRSMAEKNYQQNLADAGQLAELMRQLDCFPAPTIALVQGAAFGGALGLVSCCDIALAEQGASFCLSEVKIGLIPAVISPYVMRAIGERASRRYFLTAERFDAATALNLGLVHQLVDAGGLDAAAEYFVGILLNNSPAALRSAKELMAAVHNQPIDQQLINSTSERIAAIRVSNEGQEGLNAFLQKRTPAWIRSE from the coding sequence ATGCAAAACTATACAACTATTACCACTAGTGTGAACTCGTCCGGTGTCGCAGAACTGGTGCTGAACCGTGCTGAAGTACATAACGCCTTTGACGACAGCATGATAGGCGAATTAATTGACGCGCTGAAAAGTCTGGCCGCTAACCCGGCAGTGCGGGTGCTGCTGCTTAAATCCAAGGGTAAAAACTTCAGCGCAGGTGCCGATCTGAACTGGATGCGCTCTATGGCTGAGAAAAACTACCAGCAAAACTTAGCAGATGCAGGTCAGCTCGCAGAGCTGATGCGCCAATTAGATTGCTTCCCTGCCCCCACTATTGCACTGGTACAAGGTGCTGCTTTTGGTGGTGCTTTGGGTTTAGTCTCCTGCTGCGATATAGCCCTTGCCGAACAAGGTGCCAGCTTTTGTTTAAGTGAAGTAAAAATTGGTTTAATACCGGCTGTGATCAGCCCCTATGTGATGCGTGCTATTGGTGAGCGTGCCAGCCGCCGTTATTTCTTAACGGCTGAGCGTTTTGATGCAGCAACAGCGCTGAACTTGGGTTTAGTGCATCAATTAGTGGACGCTGGTGGCCTTGATGCTGCAGCAGAATATTTTGTTGGCATCTTACTGAATAACAGCCCTGCCGCTTTGCGCTCTGCCAAAGAGCTGATGGCGGCCGTTCACAATCAACCTATAGATCAGCAACTGATAAACAGCACCTCTGAGCGCATTGCTGCTATTCGGGTATCAAATGAAGGGCAGGAAGGTTTAAACGCCTTTTTACAAAAACGTACTCCGGCCTGGATCCGGTCAGAATAA
- a CDS encoding thiolase family protein, producing the protein MAQHEKIAIVAAKRTAMGGFLGGLSDVSSTDLGAQAIKAALEQAAVDGSAVSEVIMGCVLPAGLGQAPARQATLKAGLPLSAGATTINKVCGSGLKSVMLATDLLRAGSADVVVAGGMESMSNAPYILPKARAGMRMGHAEVKDHMMLDGLENAYDGKAMGCFAQKTADEHDFSRTQMDEYAVLSLTRAQQAISSGAFVEEIAPVTFQTRKGEVTFATDEQPGNAKVDKIPSLKPAFAKDGTITAANSSSISDGAAALVLMRAEDAQAQNKTVLAHVVGHATHSQQPELFTVAPVGAVTKLLAKLGWTTADVDLWEINEAFAMVTMLAIKELKLDVNKVNVNGGACALGHPIGASGARILVTLIHALKARGLKRGIATLCIGGGEAVALAVELP; encoded by the coding sequence ATGGCGCAGCACGAAAAAATTGCCATAGTGGCAGCCAAAAGAACGGCGATGGGTGGATTTTTAGGTGGCTTGTCTGACGTGAGCAGCACTGATTTAGGTGCACAAGCTATCAAAGCTGCATTAGAACAAGCCGCTGTGGATGGCTCAGCTGTAAGTGAAGTCATCATGGGCTGCGTATTACCAGCTGGTTTAGGTCAGGCTCCTGCTCGCCAAGCCACCTTAAAAGCAGGTTTACCTTTATCAGCAGGTGCAACCACCATCAATAAAGTTTGTGGTTCAGGTTTAAAATCTGTGATGTTAGCCACTGATTTGTTGCGTGCTGGTTCTGCTGATGTCGTCGTTGCAGGTGGCATGGAGTCTATGTCAAATGCTCCTTATATTCTGCCAAAAGCCCGTGCCGGTATGCGAATGGGCCATGCTGAAGTCAAAGATCATATGATGCTGGATGGTCTGGAAAATGCCTACGATGGTAAAGCCATGGGGTGTTTCGCGCAGAAAACGGCCGACGAGCATGATTTCAGCCGCACTCAGATGGATGAGTACGCCGTGTTGTCGTTAACCCGAGCACAACAGGCTATCAGTTCTGGCGCTTTTGTTGAAGAAATCGCCCCTGTGACCTTCCAGACCCGTAAAGGCGAAGTGACTTTTGCCACAGACGAGCAACCTGGTAATGCCAAAGTCGACAAAATCCCAAGCTTAAAACCAGCTTTTGCTAAAGATGGCACTATCACAGCAGCTAACTCCAGCTCTATTTCTGACGGTGCAGCTGCATTAGTACTGATGCGTGCTGAAGATGCCCAAGCACAGAATAAAACTGTATTGGCTCATGTGGTGGGTCATGCCACGCATTCACAGCAACCAGAGCTTTTCACTGTAGCTCCAGTGGGTGCAGTGACTAAGCTGTTAGCCAAACTGGGCTGGACAACTGCCGATGTTGATTTGTGGGAAATCAACGAAGCTTTTGCCATGGTGACCATGCTGGCGATTAAAGAGCTGAAGTTGGATGTCAACAAAGTCAACGTCAACGGCGGTGCTTGTGCTTTAGGTCATCCTATTGGCGCTTCAGGTGCCCGAATTCTGGTGACTTTAATTCATGCGTTAAAAGCCCGTGGTTTAAAACGTGGTATCGCTACTTTATGTATAGGTGGTGGCGAAGCTGTGGCTTTAGCGGTAGAGCTGCCGTAA
- a CDS encoding isovaleryl-CoA dehydrogenase: protein MISTYKTLNYDLGETVDMIREQVNSFARDEIAPRAAQIDHDNEFPSDLWRKFGDLGLLGITVDEKYGGSGLGYLEHIVAMEEISRASASVALSYGAHSNLCVNQIARNGNEAQKLKYLPKLCSGEHIGALAMSEPNAGSDVVSMKLRADKQGDRYILNGNKMWITNGPDAHTYVIYAKTDINGGSKGMTAFIVERGFKGFSQAQKLDKLGMRGSNTCELVFEDCEVPEENVLGTVGSGARVLMSGLDYERVVLSGGPLGIMQACMDVVVPYIHDRKQFGQSIGEFQLVQGKVADMYTKMNAARAYVYTVAKACDRGETTRKDAAGAILYSAELATQMALDAIQLLGGNGYINEYPTGRLLRDAKLYEIGAGTSEIRRMLIGRELFNESN from the coding sequence ATGATTAGCACATACAAAACTTTAAATTACGATCTGGGCGAAACCGTCGACATGATCCGCGAACAGGTCAACAGCTTTGCCCGTGATGAAATTGCGCCTCGTGCTGCTCAAATTGACCATGACAACGAGTTCCCTAGTGACTTATGGCGCAAATTTGGCGACCTGGGTTTATTAGGCATCACTGTCGATGAGAAATACGGTGGTTCAGGTTTAGGTTACCTGGAACACATTGTTGCTATGGAAGAAATCAGCCGCGCTTCTGCCTCTGTGGCTTTATCTTACGGCGCGCATTCCAATTTATGTGTTAATCAAATAGCCCGTAACGGCAATGAAGCACAAAAACTAAAATACCTGCCGAAGTTATGTTCTGGTGAGCATATTGGCGCTCTGGCTATGTCTGAACCTAATGCTGGTTCTGATGTAGTATCGATGAAGTTACGCGCCGACAAACAAGGTGACCGTTACATTTTAAACGGCAACAAAATGTGGATCACCAATGGTCCGGATGCCCACACTTATGTGATTTACGCCAAAACCGACATCAATGGCGGCTCCAAAGGCATGACAGCTTTTATTGTCGAACGTGGTTTTAAAGGTTTTAGTCAGGCGCAAAAACTCGACAAACTGGGCATGCGCGGCTCAAATACTTGTGAGCTGGTGTTTGAAGACTGTGAAGTACCGGAAGAAAACGTATTAGGCACTGTAGGCTCAGGCGCCCGCGTGCTGATGTCAGGTCTGGACTATGAACGTGTAGTGTTATCCGGTGGTCCGCTTGGCATTATGCAAGCCTGTATGGACGTAGTGGTGCCTTATATCCACGACCGCAAACAGTTTGGTCAGTCTATCGGTGAATTCCAGCTGGTGCAGGGTAAAGTGGCTGATATGTACACCAAAATGAATGCAGCCCGCGCTTATGTCTACACAGTAGCTAAAGCCTGTGACCGTGGTGAAACTACTCGTAAGGATGCAGCAGGCGCGATTTTATACAGCGCTGAGCTGGCCACCCAAATGGCGCTGGATGCCATCCAGCTGTTAGGCGGCAATGGTTATATCAATGAATACCCGACAGGGCGTTTATTACGCGATGCCAAGCTGTATGAAATCGGTGCTGGTACCTCAGAAATTCGCCGAATGTTAATTGGCCGCGAGTTATTTAACGAATCGAACTAA
- the mmsB gene encoding 3-hydroxyisobutyrate dehydrogenase, which translates to MSATIQATVAFIGLGNMGGPMASNVLKAGFKVQAFDLSETALAQLAAEGAKACTSAAEAATGADFVISMLPAGKHVAMVYTGETGIASVLGKDTLVIDCSTIDAATARKVGAELAEQGIAFIDAPVSGGVGGAKAGTLTFIVGGSEQNFKRAEPVLSVMGKNLFHAGDVGAGQVAKICNNMLLSILMVGTSEALQLGIDNGLDPKVLSDIMLKSSGRNWTLELYNPCPDVMPNVPSSNGYQGGFMVDLMAKDLSLATETALSSQSSTPMGTLARSLYVAHQRQGHGKEDFSGIFKMFAKKN; encoded by the coding sequence ATGAGCGCTACTATTCAAGCAACGGTTGCATTTATTGGTTTAGGCAATATGGGCGGCCCAATGGCCAGCAATGTATTAAAAGCAGGTTTTAAGGTTCAGGCTTTTGATTTATCCGAAACAGCTTTAGCTCAACTGGCAGCTGAAGGTGCGAAAGCCTGCACTTCTGCAGCTGAAGCTGCGACAGGGGCTGATTTTGTGATTTCCATGCTGCCCGCTGGTAAGCATGTCGCTATGGTGTACACAGGCGAGACAGGCATAGCTTCAGTGCTTGGCAAAGATACGCTGGTGATTGATTGCTCTACTATTGACGCCGCCACAGCCCGCAAAGTAGGTGCTGAACTGGCAGAGCAGGGAATAGCCTTTATCGATGCACCCGTATCAGGTGGCGTAGGCGGTGCGAAAGCTGGCACTCTGACCTTTATCGTCGGTGGTTCAGAGCAAAACTTTAAACGCGCCGAACCTGTATTATCTGTGATGGGTAAAAACCTGTTTCATGCCGGTGATGTTGGTGCAGGTCAGGTTGCGAAAATTTGCAACAATATGCTGTTGTCCATTTTGATGGTGGGGACCAGTGAAGCCCTGCAACTAGGCATAGACAATGGCCTGGATCCGAAAGTATTGTCCGATATTATGCTGAAAAGTTCTGGCCGTAACTGGACTCTAGAACTGTATAATCCATGTCCTGATGTGATGCCAAATGTGCCGTCGAGCAATGGTTATCAGGGCGGTTTTATGGTGGATTTAATGGCCAAAGATTTATCCTTAGCCACTGAAACCGCATTGTCCAGTCAATCCAGTACCCCTATGGGGACCTTAGCCCGTAGCCTCTATGTGGCGCATCAGCGTCAGGGCCACGGCAAAGAAGATTTCTCCGGTATTTTTAAGATGTTTGCCAAAAAGAACTAA
- a CDS encoding acyl-CoA dehydrogenase family protein yields MNFNLTDDQKAFVEVAKQFAEQELAPHAAQWDREHHFPKDVIQKAGELGFCSLYTPEDQGGMGLSRLDSSIIFEQLSMGCTATTAMLTIHNMATWMIASWGTADAKAQWCPALVTGEKLASYCLTEPGSGSDAASLRTSAKKDGDHYVLNGSKMFISGAGETEVLVVMARTGEAGPKGISAFIVPADAQGVIYGKAEEKMGWNAQPTRLITFDNVRIPTHYLLGNEGEGFGFAMKGLDGGRINIATCSIGTAQQALNTARNYMLERQQFGKPLAAFQALQFKLADMATELVAARQLVRLAAFKLDSNDPEKTAYCAMAKRFATDVGFQVCDQALQLHGGYGYIKEYPLERHFRDVRVHQILEGTNEIMRLIIGRRLLDEAANDIL; encoded by the coding sequence ATGAATTTTAATTTAACAGATGATCAAAAGGCCTTTGTGGAGGTCGCTAAACAATTCGCTGAACAAGAACTGGCGCCTCATGCAGCACAGTGGGACCGCGAACATCATTTTCCAAAAGACGTTATTCAAAAAGCCGGAGAATTAGGTTTTTGTTCGTTATATACGCCTGAAGATCAAGGCGGTATGGGCTTATCCCGTTTAGATTCCAGCATTATTTTTGAACAGCTGTCGATGGGCTGTACGGCCACAACGGCCATGTTAACCATCCATAATATGGCGACCTGGATGATTGCCAGCTGGGGCACAGCAGATGCCAAAGCTCAGTGGTGTCCTGCGTTAGTCACAGGCGAAAAGCTGGCGTCTTATTGTTTAACTGAACCAGGTTCAGGCTCGGACGCTGCCTCGTTGCGCACCAGTGCAAAAAAAGACGGCGATCACTATGTATTAAACGGCTCCAAGATGTTTATCTCTGGTGCTGGCGAAACTGAAGTTTTAGTGGTGATGGCCCGCACTGGCGAAGCTGGTCCCAAAGGCATTTCTGCTTTTATAGTGCCAGCAGACGCACAAGGCGTTATTTACGGCAAAGCCGAAGAGAAAATGGGTTGGAATGCCCAGCCAACCCGTTTAATTACTTTTGATAATGTGCGTATTCCGACTCATTACCTGCTTGGTAACGAAGGGGAAGGTTTTGGCTTTGCCATGAAAGGCTTAGACGGCGGTCGTATTAATATCGCCACTTGCTCTATCGGCACAGCACAACAAGCCTTAAATACAGCCCGTAACTACATGCTGGAGCGTCAGCAGTTTGGCAAGCCTTTAGCTGCGTTTCAGGCGCTGCAGTTTAAACTGGCAGATATGGCCACCGAATTAGTCGCTGCCCGGCAATTAGTGCGTTTAGCAGCGTTTAAACTGGATTCAAACGACCCGGAAAAAACAGCTTACTGTGCTATGGCGAAACGTTTTGCCACAGATGTGGGTTTCCAGGTCTGTGATCAGGCGCTGCAATTACACGGTGGTTATGGTTATATCAAAGAATATCCGCTGGAGCGGCATTTCCGCGATGTTCGGGTGCATCAGATTTTGGAAGGCACCAATGAAATTATGCGACTGATTATTGGTCGTCGTTTACTGGACGAAGCAGCCAACGACATTTTGTAA
- a CDS encoding carboxyl transferase domain-containing protein produces the protein MARLNSKINPRSDEFIQNAQAMQLLVDDLEQKVQQIKLGGGEALIARHTSRGKLFVRDRIQKLLDPGSPFLEVGQFAGWECYDDYVPAAGVVAGIGRVNGVECMIVANDATVKGGTYYPLTVKKHVRAQEIAENCHLPCIYLVDSGGANLPRQDEVFPDKLHFGRIFFNQARMSAKGIPQIAVVMGLCTAGGAYVPAMADESIIVKDQGTIFLAGPPLVKAATGEEVTAEELGGADVHCKISGVADHYALNDEHALQLARNAVSRLNHQKPVQGDVRPVEAPLYDASELYGIVGTDLKKPFDVREVIARIVDGSDFDEFKQFYGATLVCGFARIFGQPIGIVANNGILFSESAQKGAHFIELCAQRKIPLLFLQNITGFMVGKKYEAEGIAKHGAKMVMAVSCANVPKFTVLIGGSYGAGNYGMCGRAYDPTMMWMWPNARISVMGGEQAAGVMATVTKDALARKGESLTAEAEQAIRQPIVAQYEQQGHPYYASARLWDDGIIDPAQTRMVVGLALTAALNAPVAESKFGVFRM, from the coding sequence GTGGCCAGACTGAATAGCAAAATTAATCCACGCAGTGATGAATTTATCCAGAACGCTCAGGCGATGCAGCTCTTGGTGGATGATTTAGAGCAAAAAGTACAACAAATCAAATTAGGTGGCGGCGAAGCGCTGATTGCCCGTCATACCTCGCGTGGCAAGCTGTTTGTCCGCGACCGTATTCAAAAACTACTGGACCCGGGTTCTCCTTTTTTAGAAGTAGGTCAATTCGCTGGCTGGGAATGTTATGACGATTATGTACCAGCTGCTGGTGTGGTTGCAGGTATAGGCCGGGTCAATGGCGTTGAGTGTATGATTGTCGCCAACGACGCCACAGTCAAAGGCGGTACTTATTACCCGCTGACGGTGAAAAAACACGTACGAGCGCAGGAAATCGCCGAAAACTGTCACCTGCCCTGTATCTATCTGGTCGACTCAGGCGGCGCTAACCTGCCCCGTCAGGACGAAGTCTTCCCCGATAAGTTGCACTTTGGCCGCATCTTTTTTAACCAGGCCCGTATGTCTGCCAAGGGGATCCCACAAATCGCTGTAGTAATGGGCCTTTGTACCGCAGGTGGTGCTTATGTGCCGGCTATGGCAGATGAAAGCATAATCGTCAAAGATCAGGGCACTATCTTTTTAGCTGGTCCACCATTGGTCAAAGCCGCCACAGGCGAAGAAGTCACTGCAGAAGAGTTAGGTGGTGCTGATGTGCACTGCAAAATCTCCGGTGTGGCCGATCACTATGCGCTCAATGATGAACATGCGCTGCAACTGGCGCGTAATGCCGTCAGTCGCCTGAATCATCAAAAACCAGTGCAAGGTGATGTGCGCCCTGTCGAAGCCCCGCTTTATGACGCCAGCGAGCTGTACGGCATAGTCGGCACAGATCTGAAAAAGCCTTTTGATGTGCGTGAAGTGATAGCCCGTATTGTCGACGGTTCAGACTTTGACGAATTTAAACAATTTTATGGCGCTACTTTAGTCTGCGGTTTTGCCCGCATTTTTGGCCAGCCCATCGGCATAGTGGCTAATAACGGCATCCTGTTTTCTGAGTCGGCGCAAAAAGGCGCTCACTTTATTGAGCTCTGTGCCCAGCGTAAAATTCCGCTGTTGTTCCTGCAAAATATCACCGGCTTTATGGTCGGCAAAAAATACGAAGCCGAAGGCATTGCTAAACACGGCGCCAAAATGGTGATGGCGGTGTCTTGTGCCAATGTGCCGAAATTTACCGTATTAATCGGCGGCTCATATGGCGCTGGTAACTACGGCATGTGTGGCCGCGCTTATGATCCAACCATGATGTGGATGTGGCCTAATGCCCGCATTTCAGTGATGGGTGGCGAACAGGCCGCTGGTGTGATGGCCACTGTGACAAAAGATGCCTTAGCCCGCAAAGGCGAAAGCTTAACAGCCGAAGCTGAACAAGCGATTCGTCAGCCTATTGTCGCCCAGTATGAGCAACAAGGTCACCCCTACTACGCCAGTGCGCGTTTATGGGATGACGGCATTATAGACCCGGCACAAACCCGTATGGTGGTTGGCCTGGCTCTGACCGCAGCGCTGAATGCACCTGTCGCTGAATCTAAATTCGGCGTGTTTCGCATGTAA
- a CDS encoding enoyl-CoA hydratase/isomerase family protein, producing MTENISQQDVVLFEEIACVGGKIIGIATLNSEKSLNALSLAMVELLLPQMQQWKNDTNIALVVLQGTGDKAFCAGGDIRDLYQAMKAAPDSYQPYVEEFFTKEYNLDYLIHTFDKPVLVWGNGIVMGGGLGLMAGASHRIVTASSRIAMPEMAIGLYPDVGGSWFLNRMPEGCGLFLGLTGASINSADAKLIDLADHFLTHDKKAAVLDKLTQVKWGNTIALNHQKLTDLLLGMEDMCRSQMPPSQIRLHQASISAVGRATSLQQAVELILAMPNEDAWLIKAKASLNYGSPITAHIVYRLLQLGQSKILADSFRLELGLSVQCGKLGEFTEGVRALLIDKDQKPNWRYKSVSDVPADVINQLFHSPWAADLHPLQHLGSLEH from the coding sequence ATGACTGAAAACATAAGCCAGCAAGATGTGGTGCTGTTTGAAGAAATCGCCTGTGTTGGCGGCAAAATTATTGGTATAGCGACCTTAAACTCAGAAAAGTCACTGAATGCCCTGAGTTTAGCTATGGTGGAGCTGTTGCTGCCGCAAATGCAGCAATGGAAAAACGACACCAATATAGCCTTGGTGGTGCTGCAGGGCACTGGCGATAAAGCCTTTTGTGCCGGTGGTGATATCCGCGATTTATATCAGGCGATGAAAGCAGCTCCTGATAGCTACCAGCCTTATGTCGAAGAATTTTTTACCAAAGAATACAACCTGGATTATTTGATCCATACCTTCGACAAGCCTGTGCTGGTCTGGGGCAATGGCATAGTGATGGGCGGCGGTTTAGGCCTGATGGCGGGCGCATCACATCGTATAGTCACAGCCAGCAGCCGCATTGCTATGCCTGAGATGGCCATAGGTTTATACCCTGATGTTGGCGGCAGTTGGTTTTTAAACCGGATGCCGGAAGGGTGTGGCTTGTTTTTGGGCCTGACAGGTGCCTCCATTAATTCAGCCGATGCCAAACTCATCGATTTAGCCGATCATTTTTTAACTCATGATAAAAAAGCCGCTGTGCTGGATAAATTAACCCAGGTGAAATGGGGCAATACCATAGCGCTGAATCATCAGAAGCTGACCGACTTATTACTCGGTATGGAAGACATGTGTCGTAGTCAGATGCCACCGAGTCAAATTCGTTTACATCAGGCCTCTATCAGCGCTGTAGGTCGCGCTACCTCGTTGCAACAGGCCGTTGAGCTTATTCTGGCCATGCCAAACGAAGACGCCTGGCTCATCAAAGCTAAAGCCTCGTTGAACTACGGCAGTCCTATTACTGCTCATATTGTCTATCGCTTATTACAACTGGGCCAAAGCAAAATTCTGGCCGACTCCTTCCGGCTGGAGCTGGGTTTAAGCGTGCAGTGCGGCAAATTAGGCGAATTTACCGAAGGAGTGCGGGCGCTGCTGATTGATAAAGACCAAAAGCCAAACTGGCGCTATAAATCTGTGTCTGACGTGCCCGCTGATGTGATTAATCAGCTGTTTCATTCGCCATGGGCTGCTGACTTACATCCATTACAACATTTAGGTTCGCTGGAGCATTAA